A stretch of Myxococcus hansupus DNA encodes these proteins:
- a CDS encoding stage II sporulation protein M: protein MEMAEFIESRRPRWEQLESLLDRSEVHGLRALSLEDARTLGRLYRAVSSDLLWVRARSGSADVNAYLNDLVGRAYALTYPGRRPRFSDVWGFVARGFPALMRSEWRMYVASLLMLLAGAGFGYVGMMVDPDAALYLVPAEHLNLDPIKRAADEAAGTGMTVQDQAQFTTFLFTHNIQVAFLAFALGITLGVGTALMLFVNGLFLGALAQVYAAKGMAGWFWAWILPHGIPEITAICIAGAAGLVIARGMVAPRGLPRGMAVRREAVTAVKLLFGTLTLFVLAGFIEGTVSQVHPPKLSVAFKVTFALVVGAGVYAYLLSDWLRGGGAARSDTAGAAHG, encoded by the coding sequence ATGGAGATGGCGGAGTTCATCGAGTCACGCAGGCCGCGCTGGGAGCAGTTGGAGTCACTGCTGGACCGCTCCGAGGTGCACGGCCTTCGCGCGTTGAGCCTGGAGGACGCCCGGACGCTGGGGCGGCTGTACCGCGCCGTCTCCAGTGATTTGCTGTGGGTGCGCGCGCGCAGTGGCTCCGCGGACGTGAACGCCTATCTCAACGATTTGGTGGGGCGGGCCTACGCGCTGACGTACCCGGGCCGCCGCCCGCGCTTCTCGGACGTGTGGGGTTTCGTGGCGCGCGGCTTCCCCGCGCTGATGCGCAGCGAGTGGCGCATGTACGTGGCGTCGCTGCTGATGCTGCTGGCCGGCGCGGGCTTCGGCTACGTGGGGATGATGGTGGACCCGGACGCGGCGCTCTACCTCGTGCCGGCCGAGCACCTGAACCTGGACCCCATCAAACGCGCGGCGGACGAAGCGGCGGGGACGGGGATGACGGTGCAGGACCAGGCCCAGTTCACCACCTTCCTCTTCACCCACAACATCCAGGTGGCCTTCCTGGCCTTCGCGCTGGGCATCACCCTGGGCGTGGGCACGGCGCTGATGCTCTTCGTCAACGGCCTGTTCCTGGGCGCGCTCGCGCAGGTGTACGCGGCCAAGGGCATGGCGGGTTGGTTCTGGGCGTGGATTCTCCCGCACGGCATTCCGGAAATCACTGCCATCTGCATCGCGGGCGCCGCGGGGTTGGTGATTGCGCGCGGCATGGTGGCGCCGCGCGGGTTGCCTCGGGGCATGGCGGTGCGGCGGGAGGCGGTGACGGCGGTGAAGCTGCTCTTCGGCACGCTCACGCTGTTCGTGCTCGCGGGCTTCATCGAAGGCACGGTGTCCCAGGTGCATCCGCCCAAGCTGTCGGTGGCGTTCAAGGTGACCTTCGCCCTGGTGGTGGGCGCGGGCGTCTACGCGTACCTGTTGTCGGACTGGCTGCGCGGTGGCGGCGCGGCCCGGAGCGACACCGCCGGGGCGGCCCATGGATGA
- a CDS encoding bifunctional metallophosphatase/5'-nucleotidase, with amino-acid sequence MSTNPLRPRPFLQPLSGVLVLALGVVTGCEKSNPTPPPAAPEAKAPPPPSEVTLLVTGGAFGQLQPVEGKGGAAEMLGRWVADEKHCPGPIREGQATCADSSTLALATGDHWNGPAISSFFLGTSTAEVMGRMGYAASALGNHELAFGKDAFLKNRGAGGFPFLAANLKVKDPSLAGDLSMPAFQIFERRGLKIGVVGLASEKTVRTAMPGRAEGLEVTGYEEALNTAVPEARKAGADVVVVLADECVTDLQPAVAKHPEWKLALVAGGRCAQPVELKDGATSFVSLDRGFGKYLRAHVTFDAAKPAGEKVTALDTKVVDVAGGSPDAETAQLVGKWKSQLDEVLGQQIGFSKAGIPQSSPQMAKWVAGAVRETLGTDAAVLNSGGIRGDLPAGAVTRGSIYSVMPFENTLLVVKLKGSDLAKQLANPNALIAGFTPSGKDKFKDAKGKALDPNKEYTVATVEYLYFGGDGFEFEKLAPEPTETGMAWQTPVVEWTKLKESSEKKPIEKLLK; translated from the coding sequence GTGAGCACGAACCCTCTCCGTCCTCGTCCCTTCCTTCAGCCGCTGTCCGGCGTGCTGGTTCTCGCCCTCGGTGTCGTTACCGGATGCGAGAAGAGCAATCCCACTCCTCCTCCCGCCGCGCCCGAGGCGAAGGCGCCTCCTCCGCCCAGTGAGGTCACCCTGCTCGTGACGGGTGGCGCGTTCGGCCAGCTCCAGCCCGTGGAGGGCAAGGGCGGCGCGGCGGAGATGCTCGGCCGATGGGTGGCCGACGAGAAGCACTGTCCCGGTCCCATCCGCGAAGGCCAGGCCACCTGCGCTGACTCCAGCACGCTGGCGCTCGCCACGGGTGACCACTGGAACGGCCCGGCCATCTCCTCCTTCTTCCTGGGCACGTCCACGGCCGAGGTCATGGGCCGCATGGGCTACGCCGCCTCCGCCCTGGGCAACCACGAGCTGGCCTTCGGCAAGGACGCCTTCCTCAAGAACCGTGGCGCGGGCGGCTTCCCGTTCCTCGCCGCCAACCTCAAGGTGAAGGACCCGTCGCTGGCGGGCGACCTGTCCATGCCCGCGTTCCAGATTTTCGAGCGCCGCGGCCTGAAGATTGGCGTCGTGGGCCTGGCCTCCGAGAAGACGGTCCGCACCGCGATGCCCGGCCGCGCGGAAGGGCTCGAGGTCACCGGTTATGAAGAGGCGCTCAACACCGCCGTGCCCGAGGCCCGCAAGGCCGGCGCGGACGTGGTGGTGGTGCTCGCCGACGAGTGCGTCACCGACCTGCAGCCCGCGGTGGCGAAGCACCCCGAGTGGAAGCTGGCGCTGGTGGCCGGTGGCCGCTGCGCGCAGCCCGTCGAGCTGAAGGACGGCGCGACGAGCTTCGTGTCGCTGGACCGCGGCTTCGGCAAGTACCTGCGCGCGCACGTCACCTTCGACGCGGCGAAGCCCGCGGGAGAGAAGGTGACGGCCCTGGACACCAAGGTCGTCGACGTCGCGGGCGGCTCGCCGGACGCGGAGACGGCCCAGCTCGTGGGCAAGTGGAAGTCGCAGCTCGACGAGGTGCTCGGCCAGCAGATTGGCTTCTCCAAGGCCGGCATCCCGCAGTCCTCGCCGCAGATGGCGAAGTGGGTCGCGGGCGCGGTGCGCGAGACGCTCGGCACCGACGCGGCGGTCCTCAACAGCGGCGGCATCCGGGGCGACCTGCCGGCGGGCGCGGTCACGCGCGGCAGCATCTACTCGGTGATGCCGTTCGAGAACACGCTCCTGGTGGTGAAGCTGAAGGGCTCCGACCTGGCCAAGCAGCTCGCCAACCCCAACGCCCTCATCGCGGGCTTCACGCCCTCCGGGAAGGACAAGTTCAAGGACGCCAAGGGCAAGGCCCTGGACCCGAACAAGGAGTACACGGTCGCCACGGTGGAGTACCTCTACTTCGGCGGTGACGGCTTCGAGTTCGAGAAGCTGGCCCCCGAGCCCACCGAGACGGGCATGGCGTGGCAGACGCCGGTGGTGGAGTGGACGAAGCTGAAGGAGAGCAGCGAGAAGAAGCCGATCGAGAAGCTGCTGAAGTAG
- a CDS encoding cyclic nucleotide-binding domain-containing protein, with the protein MPPSDSSSWNRRLLPAAAFQFALIAGVTQLKTASNALVLSRFESQALPYLYLLGALMTAAMTLLPRSKPGSPFESPGLLTGMGGVVALGLAAALSAGQRLPALALYLFADTFSTFVSFRFWGRMAAAFDAREARRAFTALNGFAMGGGIAGGLLIQGLAEKLGTPAIVVSGALGLLVAGAIFHHLYKGLPPTPARGRPPSFLGLHYLAESPYAQVLAALGIAFAVLSSFVDYLFRLRLEGTLSEDALTALFGSLQLWIGLFCVGFQLLVAQRLLKRLGLLRYVALVPLVLAPLAGGALVTPSLWPVHLLRLVETAVSYSILPVGIQLLYAAVPDEQREGLRATVEGLLRKGGVVLAGLLLIGAGRAANGVTMAVAVVGMCAALGLLLVRLKPAYVAALGEQVGAPEEEDVALEGEEEQRLLAEALAAPTPDRVLRAVAMMEQAEVPLRPYLPALLRHPHERVLERGVSLALELEAHELAPVLERLVEEGPRRPRDQAVWALARLSPERAERLLPALLNHPDVGLRCAAIGALVKSTGSGAALEALQWMLSRGEGAPVSERREVARLLGRLQDARFAEALARYLEDADGSVRHVALVAVGKGRYAELAPRLLPFLTWREERKAAREALVALGDEVTPLVEEQLNNLVAPLAMRLQLPRVLRGIGTPAALDALLFSNVRDDASLHFRIGAQMSRLRDEHPEHPVDVERVREALGRRRDVYRNLVGAFRDLRAALGDGSLLTRAVGDRMDQALELCFFLLGLLHPSHVMRGIHYNLVGPDPRRRALALELLENLVDEEDRELVMEQVEAHHRELPPGAPGRLWRRLAALVQSEDGVLRACARHVAWVNGLHVLPQEGDMSDRTVQRMFALEGVSVFSQCDVDDIAAIAAVAREASFRAGERIYAQGDPGDALYVIVDGAVDAFHDGEHVLRFQGKQAFGEVSLLDGAPRPTDMVAAVDTRVLIIDRRDFLDLLADRPELLTGFFRAVSLQLQALIALPDSRETGERLELAAPLGPLAPPLPDGPAPDSNDDRSRDDS; encoded by the coding sequence GTGCCCCCCTCCGACTCTTCATCGTGGAACCGCCGTCTCCTGCCGGCGGCAGCCTTTCAGTTCGCGCTCATCGCAGGGGTGACGCAACTGAAGACGGCCTCCAACGCCCTGGTGCTGTCGCGCTTCGAGTCGCAGGCGCTGCCGTACCTGTACCTGCTGGGCGCGTTGATGACGGCGGCCATGACGCTGCTGCCGCGCTCCAAGCCGGGCTCGCCCTTCGAGTCACCGGGCCTGCTGACGGGCATGGGCGGCGTGGTGGCGCTGGGGCTCGCGGCGGCCCTGTCCGCGGGGCAGCGGCTGCCCGCGCTGGCGCTGTACCTGTTCGCGGACACCTTCTCCACGTTCGTGTCCTTCCGTTTCTGGGGCCGCATGGCGGCGGCGTTCGATGCGCGAGAAGCGCGGCGGGCCTTCACCGCGCTCAACGGCTTCGCGATGGGCGGCGGCATCGCGGGCGGTCTGCTCATCCAGGGGCTGGCGGAGAAGCTGGGCACGCCGGCCATCGTGGTGAGCGGCGCGCTGGGGCTGCTCGTCGCGGGCGCCATCTTCCACCACCTGTACAAGGGCCTGCCGCCCACGCCCGCGCGCGGACGGCCTCCGTCCTTCCTGGGCCTGCACTACCTGGCGGAGAGCCCCTACGCGCAGGTGCTGGCGGCGCTGGGCATCGCGTTCGCGGTGCTGTCCTCGTTCGTGGACTACCTGTTCCGCCTGCGCCTGGAAGGCACGCTGAGCGAGGACGCGCTCACGGCGCTCTTCGGTTCGCTCCAGTTGTGGATTGGCCTGTTCTGCGTCGGGTTCCAGTTGCTGGTGGCGCAGCGGCTGCTGAAGCGGCTGGGCCTGCTGCGCTACGTCGCGCTGGTGCCGCTGGTGCTGGCCCCGCTCGCCGGCGGGGCGTTGGTGACGCCCAGCCTGTGGCCGGTGCACCTGCTGCGGCTGGTGGAGACGGCGGTGAGCTACTCCATCCTTCCGGTGGGCATCCAGTTGCTCTACGCCGCCGTGCCGGATGAGCAGCGCGAGGGCCTGCGCGCGACGGTGGAAGGCCTGTTGCGCAAGGGCGGCGTGGTGCTGGCCGGTCTGCTCCTCATCGGCGCGGGCCGCGCGGCCAACGGCGTCACCATGGCGGTGGCGGTGGTGGGCATGTGCGCCGCGCTGGGGCTGCTGCTGGTGCGGCTGAAGCCCGCGTACGTGGCCGCGCTGGGTGAGCAGGTGGGCGCGCCCGAGGAAGAGGACGTGGCGCTGGAGGGCGAGGAGGAGCAGCGGCTGCTCGCCGAGGCGCTGGCGGCGCCCACCCCCGACCGCGTGTTGCGCGCGGTGGCCATGATGGAGCAGGCGGAGGTGCCGCTGCGGCCGTACCTGCCCGCGCTGCTGCGCCACCCGCACGAGCGTGTCTTGGAGCGGGGCGTGTCCCTGGCGTTGGAGCTGGAGGCCCACGAGCTGGCGCCGGTGCTGGAGCGGCTGGTGGAGGAAGGGCCGCGTCGGCCTCGGGACCAGGCCGTGTGGGCCCTGGCGCGGCTGTCCCCGGAGCGGGCCGAACGCCTGCTCCCGGCGCTGTTGAACCACCCGGACGTGGGCCTGCGCTGCGCGGCCATTGGCGCGCTGGTGAAATCGACCGGCAGCGGCGCGGCGCTGGAGGCCTTGCAGTGGATGTTGTCCCGGGGCGAGGGCGCGCCGGTGTCGGAGCGCCGCGAGGTGGCGCGGCTCCTGGGCCGGCTCCAGGACGCTCGCTTCGCGGAGGCGCTGGCGCGTTACCTGGAAGACGCGGACGGCTCCGTGCGACACGTGGCGCTCGTCGCCGTGGGCAAGGGCCGCTACGCGGAGCTGGCGCCCCGGCTGCTGCCGTTCCTCACCTGGCGCGAGGAGCGCAAGGCGGCGCGCGAGGCGCTCGTGGCGCTGGGGGATGAAGTGACGCCGCTGGTGGAGGAGCAGCTCAACAACCTGGTGGCGCCGCTGGCGATGCGGCTGCAACTGCCTCGCGTGCTGCGCGGCATCGGCACCCCGGCGGCGCTGGACGCGCTGCTGTTCTCCAACGTGCGTGATGACGCGTCCCTGCACTTCCGCATTGGCGCGCAGATGTCGCGCCTGCGGGACGAGCACCCCGAGCACCCCGTGGACGTCGAGCGCGTCCGCGAGGCGCTGGGCCGGCGGCGCGACGTGTACCGGAACCTGGTGGGCGCCTTCCGCGACCTGCGCGCGGCGCTGGGGGATGGCTCGCTGCTCACCCGCGCGGTGGGTGACCGGATGGACCAGGCGCTGGAGCTGTGCTTCTTCCTCCTGGGCCTGCTGCACCCGTCGCACGTGATGCGCGGCATCCACTACAACCTGGTGGGGCCGGACCCCCGGCGCCGGGCGCTGGCGCTGGAGTTGTTGGAGAACCTGGTCGACGAAGAGGACCGGGAGCTGGTGATGGAGCAGGTGGAGGCCCACCACCGCGAGCTCCCGCCGGGTGCGCCGGGCCGGCTGTGGCGCCGCCTGGCCGCGCTGGTGCAGAGCGAGGACGGCGTGCTGCGCGCGTGCGCCCGCCACGTGGCGTGGGTGAACGGGCTGCACGTGCTCCCGCAGGAAGGTGACATGAGCGACAGGACGGTCCAGCGAATGTTCGCGCTGGAAGGCGTGAGCGTCTTCTCCCAGTGTGACGTGGACGACATCGCCGCCATCGCCGCGGTGGCGCGTGAGGCGTCGTTCCGCGCGGGCGAGCGCATCTACGCGCAGGGCGACCCGGGTGACGCGCTCTACGTCATCGTCGACGGCGCGGTGGATGCCTTCCACGACGGCGAGCACGTGCTGCGCTTCCAGGGCAAGCAGGCCTTCGGTGAGGTGAGCCTGCTCGACGGTGCCCCGCGTCCCACGGACATGGTGGCCGCGGTGGATACGCGCGTGCTCATCATCGACCGGCGCGACTTCCTCGACCTGCTCGCGGACCGGCCGGAGCTGCTCACGGGCTTCTTCCGCGCGGTGAGCCTGCAGCTCCAGGCGCTCATCGCGCTGCCCGACTCACGCGAGACGGGCGAGCGGCTGGAGCTGGCCGCCCCACTGGGCCCGCTGGCGCCTCCGCTGCCAGATGGGCCCGCGCCGGATTCGAACGACGACCGCTCTCGCGACGACTCCTGA
- a CDS encoding RDD family protein: protein MSVTTATDTLLDGTHTVLTPEYVEFRFTLAGLYSRFLAWLVDAVIVLAISTGILMAINVVMMAAPGFASALGIVIYFLVDWGYAITLETVWSGRTVGKRVMSLRVIQESGVRIGFYHAALRNLARPVDRLPVFYLVGGISALASRSQQRLGDMLAGTLVVRERRLRVPSALGATGDEGLLADPLFVARVKRLSSEEREVVLTAALRREELRMEARLRLFAALGARLQDALAMEKPAHLSDEKWALLVAAALLPPKQKARSTPPRRATA from the coding sequence GTGTCGGTGACGACCGCCACCGACACCCTGCTGGACGGCACCCACACGGTGCTCACACCCGAGTACGTGGAGTTCCGCTTCACGCTCGCGGGGTTGTATTCGCGCTTCCTCGCGTGGCTGGTGGACGCGGTCATCGTCCTGGCCATCTCCACCGGCATCCTCATGGCCATCAACGTGGTGATGATGGCCGCCCCGGGCTTCGCCAGCGCGCTGGGCATCGTCATCTACTTCCTGGTGGACTGGGGCTACGCCATCACGCTGGAGACGGTGTGGAGCGGACGCACCGTGGGCAAACGGGTGATGTCCCTGCGGGTCATCCAGGAGAGCGGCGTGCGCATCGGCTTCTACCACGCGGCGCTGCGCAACCTGGCGCGTCCGGTGGACCGGCTTCCGGTGTTCTACCTGGTGGGTGGGATTTCCGCGCTGGCGTCACGGTCTCAGCAGCGGCTGGGGGACATGTTGGCGGGGACGCTCGTGGTGCGCGAGCGCCGCCTCCGGGTGCCCTCCGCGCTGGGCGCCACGGGAGACGAAGGGCTTCTGGCGGATCCGCTCTTCGTGGCACGGGTGAAGCGGCTGTCCTCGGAGGAGCGGGAGGTGGTGCTGACGGCGGCCCTGCGGCGCGAGGAGCTGCGGATGGAGGCGCGGCTCCGCTTGTTCGCGGCGCTCGGCGCGCGGCTGCAGGACGCGCTGGCCATGGAGAAGCCGGCCCACCTCTCCGACGAGAAGTGGGCGCTGCTGGTGGCCGCGGCCCTGCTGCCGCCGAAGCAGAAGGCTAGAAGTACGCCGCCGCGCCGAGCGACAGCGTGA
- a CDS encoding outer membrane beta-barrel protein, translating into MRTLLCTLGFTLALLSAAPAHAQFANRSLGVSLGYMDFNRTNGLDSSFFVGIDASLYIENGFEVVSLSKITFPRDTTDRNERRVVGLAPSVGIRYLLLEESIRPYVGSDLSYLIVFKNNVSNFVGIGPNVGVDFFVSDSVSVGARAQYNFYIALNEKTQRSLTLSLGAAAYF; encoded by the coding sequence ATGCGTACCCTGCTCTGCACCCTTGGCTTCACCCTGGCGCTTCTCAGCGCCGCTCCGGCGCATGCCCAGTTCGCCAATCGCAGTCTGGGCGTGTCGCTGGGCTACATGGACTTCAACCGGACCAACGGCCTGGACTCCTCGTTCTTCGTGGGGATCGACGCCAGCCTCTACATCGAGAACGGCTTCGAGGTGGTCTCCCTGTCGAAGATCACGTTCCCCCGCGACACCACGGACCGGAACGAGCGCCGCGTGGTGGGCCTGGCGCCGTCGGTGGGCATCCGCTACCTGCTGCTGGAGGAGTCCATCCGTCCCTACGTCGGGTCGGACCTGAGCTACCTCATCGTCTTCAAGAACAACGTCAGCAACTTCGTGGGCATTGGCCCCAACGTCGGCGTGGACTTCTTCGTGTCGGACTCGGTGAGCGTGGGCGCGCGGGCGCAGTACAACTTCTACATCGCGCTCAACGAGAAGACGCAGCGCTCGCTCACGCTGTCGCTCGGCGCGGCGGCGTACTTCTAG
- a CDS encoding tetratricopeptide repeat protein yields the protein MRLRRLAAALSLVSTLPLAACVRTPPPHERALINNELCSQEMAKGDLTRADTFCDLGLEFSPQYADLWSNKGLIAMYSGRNEDAKKHFIKALRYNQEHLQAYQNLGAIYMQEAAYGKAHDNFRRALKVNPDNLESRYNLALSLMKMGKMDESKRELRTLLAVNPGIADAHHTLGVIAYSEGEYDAAGEHLSRATQLVQDSPLLWHDLGTALMELGRFPEAREAFGNCAQLDSSNSSCINNLALAQRKSALTDAAFKEIKDTQQAENSAPALFMLARQYREKGLVAEEESTYRKCVKLDAKYAACHYGLYELFFEAHKREHAQIACKNFLKYGTSEEFPTEYQTCERFLSDATF from the coding sequence ATGCGTCTCCGCCGACTTGCCGCCGCGTTGTCCCTGGTCTCCACCCTTCCGCTCGCCGCCTGCGTCCGGACGCCGCCGCCGCATGAGCGGGCGCTCATCAACAATGAGCTGTGCTCCCAGGAGATGGCCAAGGGCGACCTGACGCGCGCGGATACGTTCTGCGACCTGGGCCTGGAGTTCTCCCCCCAGTACGCCGACCTCTGGTCCAACAAGGGCCTCATCGCCATGTACTCGGGCCGCAACGAGGACGCGAAGAAGCACTTCATCAAGGCCCTGCGCTACAACCAGGAACACCTGCAGGCGTACCAGAACCTGGGCGCCATCTACATGCAGGAAGCCGCCTACGGAAAGGCGCACGACAACTTCCGCCGCGCCCTGAAGGTCAATCCGGACAACCTGGAGTCGCGCTACAACCTGGCCCTCTCCCTCATGAAGATGGGGAAGATGGACGAGTCCAAGCGGGAGCTGCGCACCCTCCTGGCCGTCAACCCCGGCATCGCCGACGCGCACCACACCCTGGGCGTCATCGCCTACTCGGAGGGGGAGTACGACGCGGCCGGTGAGCACCTCTCCCGCGCCACCCAGTTGGTCCAGGACTCGCCCCTGCTGTGGCACGACCTGGGCACCGCGCTCATGGAGCTGGGCCGCTTCCCGGAGGCCCGCGAGGCCTTTGGCAACTGCGCCCAGTTGGATTCGAGCAACAGCAGCTGCATCAACAACCTGGCCCTGGCCCAGCGCAAGTCGGCCCTCACCGACGCGGCCTTCAAGGAGATCAAGGACACGCAGCAGGCGGAGAACTCCGCGCCCGCGCTCTTCATGCTCGCCCGTCAGTACCGGGAGAAGGGCCTGGTGGCCGAGGAGGAGTCCACCTATCGCAAGTGCGTGAAGCTGGACGCCAAATACGCGGCCTGCCACTACGGGTTGTACGAACTCTTCTTCGAGGCGCATAAGCGCGAGCACGCGCAGATCGCCTGCAAGAACTTCCTGAAATACGGGACGTCAGAGGAATTCCCCACGGAGTATCAGACGTGTGAGAGATTCCTGAGCGACGCGACGTTCTGA
- a CDS encoding FHA domain-containing protein codes for MSVRLTVTQRSEAGAAQSTEFVLDDAVITLGRDKACQVVLAQQAVSRNHARIIQEGTLFFLEDLGSAYGTQINGKPVPKGEKRLLRNGDVIAIATYDVRFDRVLEHLNSEASAEKTAFIARGMVKDAMRGLAGGGGEERYLRFMNGPREGERIELGDAKEVVLGREQKDADIVLKDDLVSRKHAKVRRDWSGTHVEDLGSRNGIKVNKKRVNRRQLKDGDELEVGATRFVYVDPTEPAEEPVQLAAEVKAPPPPSPRRQRPEPKPVEPPVEEPAPPVEEPAPPVEEPVADEPAPPPDEPVAEEPPPPVSAEYPVPDEPAQGGAMSAFKDKEKLVPLVVMGLVGLLFLVLMIAVLVGA; via the coding sequence ATGAGCGTTCGTCTCACCGTTACGCAGCGCAGCGAGGCCGGCGCTGCCCAGAGCACCGAGTTCGTCCTCGACGACGCGGTCATCACCCTGGGCCGCGACAAGGCCTGTCAGGTCGTGCTCGCCCAACAGGCGGTGTCGCGCAACCACGCGCGCATCATCCAGGAGGGCACGCTCTTCTTCCTGGAGGACTTGGGCAGCGCCTACGGTACGCAGATCAACGGCAAGCCGGTGCCCAAGGGCGAGAAGCGGCTGCTGCGCAACGGCGACGTCATCGCCATTGCGACCTACGACGTGCGTTTCGACCGGGTGTTGGAGCACCTGAACAGCGAGGCCAGCGCCGAGAAGACGGCCTTCATCGCCCGCGGCATGGTGAAGGACGCCATGCGCGGCCTGGCCGGCGGCGGCGGCGAGGAGCGCTACCTGCGCTTCATGAACGGCCCCCGCGAGGGCGAGCGCATCGAGCTGGGGGACGCGAAGGAGGTCGTGCTCGGCCGCGAACAGAAGGACGCGGACATCGTCCTCAAGGACGACCTCGTCTCCCGGAAGCACGCCAAGGTGCGCCGCGACTGGTCCGGCACGCACGTGGAGGACCTGGGCAGCCGCAACGGCATCAAGGTGAACAAGAAGCGGGTCAACCGCCGGCAGCTCAAGGATGGGGACGAGCTGGAGGTGGGCGCCACCCGCTTCGTGTACGTGGACCCCACCGAGCCCGCCGAGGAGCCGGTCCAGTTGGCGGCCGAGGTGAAGGCCCCGCCGCCGCCCTCCCCTCGCCGGCAGCGCCCGGAGCCCAAGCCGGTGGAGCCGCCCGTCGAGGAGCCCGCTCCGCCTGTCGAAGAGCCTGCCCCGCCCGTCGAGGAGCCCGTCGCCGACGAGCCCGCTCCGCCGCCGGACGAGCCCGTCGCCGAGGAGCCGCCCCCGCCGGTGTCGGCCGAGTACCCCGTGCCGGACGAGCCCGCACAGGGGGGCGCCATGTCCGCGTTCAAGGACAAGGAGAAGCTCGTCCCGCTCGTGGTGATGGGGCTCGTGGGCCTGCTGTTCCTGGTGTTGATGATCGCCGTGCTCGTGGGGGCGTAG